A region of Armatimonadota bacterium DNA encodes the following proteins:
- a CDS encoding ABC transporter ATP-binding protein, translated as MSYAVRFERVSKSYRKGSARYRSLRDDLTALLTPWSWARRREEFWALRDVSFEVPRGGALGIIGPNGSGKSTTLKLIARITHPTEGVIRIRGRVGALIEVGAGIHPELTGRENVFVYGSILGLRAREIRRRFDEIVAFAEIGPFVDTPVKHYSSGMQVRLGFAVAAHMDVDVLLVDEVLAVGDAAFQSKCLRRIRELRDQGVTILLVSHQLANVQRICPDALLLVGGRIAAQGPTPEVIAAYYRYLDEAGASSPDAALRPGVPAPHRDHPVQITAVRLMDRSGQERSAFRMGEDLVVRVEYEARERVERPQVSVSFNSSDWTVYTGMDTKNEGFSIPAMEGRGWVDVVVPQLGLGPGLYEVNVGIWDETLTAPYDWRWGIRRFVVDTNRALFAGRFVLPHTWSWQAAPEPKAPAATTAAHEQGPAALDRFQQALLGALHAFLNGEFVVPSSRRRELARPVDLRATRVAWDVLQQPVAALRQLQGALPGRVRELAEEGASVRFLPFARAAELLAALYRELDRHLRDGAEPDRKVRVLRAFDPATYRERGLAAVVQLGEYVREELAPHLLGFYLHGSLSTLDYTPYSDLDDLLVVRRETLLDPERLAECARRCVEATRFLYEHDPLQHHGHFVLTELDLHRYPPAHLPSAVLPYTTAVVGPSEFRIRGEDGTEARRWQAEEMARRLARPGPPPRNMWELKDLLARVMLLPALYLGALGEPCYKKFAFERARPHFDGAWRAVEIATELRARWSYRPGLREHLLRAVGLGYLRNPVLYRRLVARHAPPIPPKLNRYLALTGFYAEVRRFAARALQRLEG; from the coding sequence GTGAGCTACGCGGTGCGCTTCGAACGGGTTTCCAAGAGCTACCGGAAAGGGTCGGCCCGGTACCGGTCCCTCCGGGACGACCTCACGGCGCTGCTCACCCCCTGGTCGTGGGCGCGCAGGCGCGAGGAGTTCTGGGCCCTGCGGGACGTGAGCTTCGAGGTCCCCCGAGGGGGGGCCCTGGGGATCATCGGCCCCAACGGGAGCGGCAAGAGCACCACCCTGAAGCTCATCGCCCGCATCACCCACCCCACCGAGGGGGTCATCCGGATCCGGGGCCGGGTGGGCGCCCTCATCGAGGTGGGCGCCGGCATCCACCCGGAGCTCACGGGCCGGGAGAACGTCTTCGTGTACGGGTCCATCCTGGGCCTCCGGGCCCGGGAGATCCGCCGCCGGTTTGACGAGATCGTGGCGTTCGCGGAGATCGGGCCCTTCGTGGACACGCCCGTCAAGCACTACTCCTCCGGGATGCAGGTACGGCTGGGATTTGCCGTGGCCGCCCACATGGACGTGGACGTGCTGCTGGTGGACGAGGTGCTGGCCGTGGGAGATGCGGCGTTCCAGAGCAAGTGCCTGCGCCGCATCCGGGAGCTGCGGGACCAGGGCGTCACCATCCTGCTGGTGAGCCACCAGCTCGCGAACGTCCAGCGCATCTGCCCGGACGCCCTCCTCCTGGTCGGGGGCCGGATCGCGGCCCAGGGCCCGACCCCGGAGGTCATCGCCGCCTACTACCGCTACCTGGACGAAGCAGGCGCCTCGAGTCCGGACGCCGCCCTGCGTCCCGGAGTGCCGGCGCCACACAGGGACCACCCGGTGCAGATCACCGCGGTGCGCCTGATGGACCGTTCCGGACAGGAGCGGTCCGCGTTCCGGATGGGCGAGGACCTGGTGGTCCGGGTGGAGTACGAGGCGCGGGAGCGCGTGGAGCGCCCACAGGTCTCCGTGAGCTTCAACAGCAGCGACTGGACGGTGTACACGGGCATGGACACGAAAAACGAGGGGTTCAGTATCCCCGCCATGGAGGGTCGCGGGTGGGTAGATGTGGTGGTGCCGCAGCTGGGGCTTGGGCCGGGCCTGTACGAGGTGAATGTGGGGATCTGGGACGAGACCCTCACGGCCCCCTACGACTGGCGGTGGGGGATCCGCCGGTTCGTGGTGGACACCAACCGGGCCCTGTTCGCGGGCCGGTTCGTGCTCCCGCACACGTGGTCCTGGCAGGCCGCACCGGAACCCAAAGCCCCTGCGGCGACCACGGCCGCGCACGAACAGGGTCCCGCGGCCTTAGACCGGTTCCAGCAGGCCCTGCTGGGCGCCCTGCACGCCTTCCTCAACGGTGAGTTCGTCGTGCCCTCAAGCCGCCGGAGGGAGCTGGCGCGGCCCGTGGACCTCCGGGCCACCCGGGTGGCCTGGGATGTACTCCAGCAGCCGGTGGCAGCCCTCCGCCAACTCCAGGGAGCGCTGCCCGGCCGGGTTCGGGAGCTCGCGGAGGAAGGGGCGTCTGTGCGGTTTTTGCCCTTCGCGCGGGCGGCGGAGCTGCTCGCGGCGCTGTACCGGGAGCTCGACCGGCACCTCCGGGACGGTGCAGAGCCGGACCGGAAGGTGCGGGTGCTGCGGGCATTCGATCCTGCGACGTACCGGGAGCGGGGACTTGCGGCGGTGGTGCAGCTTGGGGAGTACGTGCGAGAAGAGCTCGCTCCTCACCTGCTTGGGTTTTACCTGCACGGAAGCCTCTCCACCCTGGACTACACCCCTTACTCGGACCTGGATGACCTCCTCGTGGTGCGGCGGGAAACGCTGCTGGATCCGGAGCGGCTTGCGGAGTGCGCGCGGCGCTGTGTGGAGGCCACGCGCTTTCTGTACGAGCACGACCCCCTGCAGCACCACGGCCACTTCGTCCTCACCGAGCTCGACCTCCACCGCTACCCGCCCGCTCATCTGCCAAGCGCGGTTTTGCCGTACACCACCGCGGTGGTAGGCCCCTCCGAGTTCCGGATCAGGGGCGAGGATGGAACGGAGGCCCGTAGGTGGCAGGCTGAGGAGATGGCAAGGCGCCTGGCGCGGCCCGGCCCTCCACCCCGCAACATGTGGGAGCTGAAGGACCTGTTGGCCCGGGTGATGCTGCTGCCGGCCCTGTACCTGGGAGCGTTGGGCGAGCCCTGCTACAAGAAGTTCGCGTTCGAGCGGGCTCGGCCCCACTTCGACGGAGCGTGGCGGGCGGTGGAGATCGCCACGGAGCTGCGGGCGCGGTGGTCCTACCGGCCGGGCCTGCGGGAGCACCTCCTGCGTGCGGTGGGTCTGGGGTACCTGCGGAACCCCGTCCTGTACCGGCGCCTCGTCGCCAGGCACGCACCACCGATCCCGCCCAAGCTAAACCGATACCTGGCCCTCACGGGCTTCTACGCAGAGGTGCGGCGGTTCGCCGCGCGGGCCCTGCAGCGCCTGGAGGGATAG
- a CDS encoding glycosyltransferase family 2 protein, whose translation MFSVVIPTYNRANTLRLTLRSVLAQQAEIPYEVIVVDNNSADRTREVVEELERGAPVPVRYVLEPVQGSSAARNAGAAAARGGIVAFLDDDVVAQPDWLMALAGAYAQVPDAWAVGGRVTLRFSGPLPAWLSPLDGLVASYLSEQDLGDGLLRIEYPRGLISANLSVRREALERVGGFSGRLGRFGNRLLSGEDLELCRRIQRAGGEVYYCGGACVAHLVTPERLTRAFFRRRAYWQGRTEAVFSQRRGVVSAAVKDVLKAAALYATQQPQQALRHELAAWKTLGYLVGRIREAGGL comes from the coding sequence ATGTTCTCCGTGGTCATCCCTACCTACAACCGGGCAAATACCCTCCGCCTCACCCTCCGGAGCGTGCTCGCCCAGCAGGCGGAGATCCCGTACGAGGTGATCGTGGTGGACAACAACTCCGCCGACCGAACCCGGGAGGTGGTGGAGGAGCTGGAGCGGGGAGCCCCCGTGCCGGTGCGGTATGTGCTGGAGCCGGTGCAGGGCTCCAGCGCGGCCCGCAACGCGGGGGCCGCGGCGGCCCGGGGCGGCATCGTGGCATTCCTGGACGACGACGTGGTGGCGCAGCCCGACTGGCTCATGGCCCTCGCAGGCGCCTACGCTCAAGTTCCCGATGCCTGGGCCGTGGGGGGAAGGGTCACCCTCAGGTTCTCGGGTCCGCTTCCGGCGTGGCTTTCTCCCCTCGACGGGCTCGTGGCCAGCTACCTCAGCGAGCAGGACCTGGGGGACGGGCTTCTGCGGATCGAGTACCCCCGGGGCCTCATCAGCGCCAACCTCTCCGTCCGGCGGGAGGCTCTGGAACGGGTGGGCGGGTTCAGCGGGCGACTGGGGCGGTTCGGCAACCGGCTTTTGAGCGGCGAAGACCTCGAGCTGTGCCGGCGCATCCAGCGGGCGGGGGGAGAGGTGTACTACTGCGGCGGGGCCTGCGTGGCGCACCTGGTGACTCCGGAGCGGCTCACCCGAGCCTTCTTCCGCCGACGCGCCTACTGGCAGGGCCGTACGGAGGCGGTCTTCTCGCAGCGACGGGGGGTGGTGTCCGCGGCGGTCAAGGACGTGTTGAAGGCGGCGGCCCTGTACGCGACACAACAGCCGCAGCAGGCCCTGCGGCACGAGCTGGCGGCGTGGAAGACCCTGGGCTACCTGGTGGGGAGGATCCGGGAGGCAGGCGGGCTGTGA
- a CDS encoding PIG-L family deacetylase → MHRLLLCFAQDRTAELEAGSTLVLAPHPDDEVLGCGGLIARKVRRGFPVWVAYLTDGCRGVRADPSTAAALREGEAREAAAVLGVSPHHQFFLRFPDGRLSEFLVAATERVAALVRELGVRQLFAPYRREYHPDHLAAYRLARACLRPGMRLYEYPVWFGPWMWRRLRGRARVVALSHLRDAGRVVRADVSGVLELKRRALGAYRSQVAEFDSSGWGSAFLRGFLQPYELFFEGP, encoded by the coding sequence ATGCACCGGCTGCTCCTGTGTTTTGCGCAGGACCGCACCGCGGAGCTGGAGGCGGGCTCCACGCTGGTGCTGGCGCCGCACCCCGACGACGAGGTCCTGGGCTGCGGCGGGCTCATCGCCCGCAAGGTCCGCCGGGGCTTTCCTGTGTGGGTCGCGTACCTGACCGACGGGTGCCGGGGCGTCCGGGCAGACCCCTCGACCGCCGCGGCCCTGCGGGAGGGTGAGGCCCGGGAGGCAGCCGCGGTGCTGGGGGTATCCCCCCATCACCAGTTCTTCCTGCGGTTCCCCGACGGGCGGCTGTCGGAGTTCCTGGTCGCAGCGACAGAGCGGGTTGCGGCCCTCGTGCGGGAGCTGGGCGTCCGCCAGCTGTTTGCGCCGTACCGGCGCGAGTACCACCCTGACCACCTGGCCGCCTACCGGCTGGCGCGCGCCTGCCTGCGCCCGGGCATGCGCCTGTACGAGTACCCCGTGTGGTTCGGCCCGTGGATGTGGCGGCGGCTGCGCGGGCGCGCCCGTGTGGTGGCCCTGAGCCACCTCCGGGACGCGGGGCGCGTGGTGCGGGCGGACGTGAGCGGGGTGTTGGAGCTGAAACGCCGCGCCCTCGGAGCCTACCGGTCGCAGGTGGCGGAGTTCGATTCGTCCGGGTGGGGGTCGGCCTTCCTCCGAGGGTTTCTGCAGCCGTACGAGCTGTTCTTCGAGGGGCCATGA
- a CDS encoding glycosyltransferase family 4 protein: protein MRVLFLTYDHPFRNRSGVAAYCRDLLQELAGRGIEVVHLYSCERGWTPGLKLRQWTEGGVRFAAVVNSPAPPALSPERPLQDCGHSGLERLLAGFLRDVRPDVVHVHTLMGFTGSVVQVAKRLGFPVVLTLHDFWPLCARVSLVRPDGTACTGPEGGVNCARFCAGKDSLRRRAYRRLIAALPRGTVRRAVEGGAELYLRARARSPQEGQARSHRVPRLQEARAHGERARRLLQDLLAADRLLAVSHFVREAYARHGIPQDRITVLPLGLALTDQVRWRVRTARHPVRFGYLGRLSPLKGAHLLAQAAGGVPADSARFLFFGPGGPALRAELQRLAGNRPLEFRGPYRREDLPRVLEEIDVAVVPTLFQETVGLTALEPQAAGIPVIASAAGALPEWVAHEHNGLLFPPGDGEALRRLILRVVEDPELVSRLSAQTRPPRSMADHAEELLDIYAQCRRACRV, encoded by the coding sequence ATGAGGGTGCTGTTTTTGACTTACGACCACCCCTTCCGCAATCGCAGCGGGGTGGCGGCGTACTGCCGCGACCTTCTGCAGGAGCTGGCAGGCCGTGGCATCGAGGTCGTACACCTGTACAGCTGCGAACGGGGTTGGACGCCGGGCCTGAAGCTGCGGCAGTGGACGGAGGGCGGAGTCCGGTTCGCCGCCGTGGTGAACTCTCCGGCTCCACCTGCCCTCTCCCCGGAGCGCCCGCTCCAGGACTGCGGCCACTCCGGCCTGGAGCGCCTGTTGGCTGGGTTCCTGCGGGACGTGCGCCCGGACGTGGTGCACGTCCACACGTTGATGGGCTTCACGGGCTCCGTGGTACAGGTGGCCAAGCGCCTCGGGTTTCCCGTGGTCCTCACCTTGCACGACTTCTGGCCCCTGTGCGCCCGGGTCTCGCTCGTCCGGCCCGACGGCACGGCCTGCACGGGGCCTGAGGGAGGGGTGAACTGCGCCCGGTTCTGCGCCGGGAAAGACAGCCTGCGGCGCAGGGCGTACCGGAGGCTCATTGCCGCCCTCCCCCGAGGGACCGTGCGCAGGGCGGTCGAAGGAGGAGCGGAACTCTACCTGCGGGCACGGGCGCGCAGTCCGCAGGAGGGGCAGGCCCGCTCCCACCGCGTCCCCCGGCTGCAAGAAGCCCGGGCCCACGGGGAGCGCGCGAGGCGCTTGCTGCAAGACCTCCTGGCCGCGGACCGGCTGCTCGCGGTCTCCCACTTCGTACGGGAAGCCTACGCGCGCCACGGGATCCCCCAGGACCGCATCACGGTGTTGCCCCTGGGCCTGGCCCTGACCGACCAGGTCCGCTGGCGGGTGCGGACCGCCAGGCACCCTGTGCGGTTCGGCTACCTGGGTCGCCTCTCGCCCCTCAAAGGCGCCCACCTCCTCGCGCAGGCCGCCGGGGGGGTTCCCGCGGACTCTGCCCGGTTCCTGTTTTTCGGGCCCGGCGGTCCCGCGCTGCGGGCGGAGCTCCAGCGGCTCGCAGGGAATCGTCCCCTGGAGTTCCGCGGGCCCTACCGCCGGGAGGACCTCCCCCGGGTGCTGGAGGAGATCGACGTGGCCGTCGTCCCCACCCTCTTCCAGGAGACCGTGGGCCTCACGGCCCTGGAGCCGCAGGCGGCGGGGATCCCCGTGATCGCCTCGGCCGCGGGAGCTCTTCCGGAGTGGGTCGCCCACGAGCACAACGGTCTCCTGTTCCCGCCGGGCGATGGGGAGGCCCTGCGCCGGCTGATCCTGCGGGTGGTGGAGGATCCGGAG